The genome window GATTGAACAGTTATTGGAAAAACCGAAATATGCTCATTTAGGAGATCTTGCTTTTCCCTGTTTTACACTTGCCAAAAAGTTGCGAAAGGCACCTGCGTTAATTGCGGAAGAACTTTCTCATAAGATAGAATCTCCGCTGATTGATCATGTTGAAGTAGTAGGAGCTTATATTAATATTTTCTTAAATCAGCAATTAATTGCCTCTAAAGTAATCAAGGAAGTTCTCGAACAAAAGGAGCATTATGGAGATTTACCTAAGAATAAGGGTGTAATGACAATTGATTTGTCTTCACCTAATATTGCAAAGCCATTTTCAATGGGGCATTTGCGTTCTACCGTTATCGGAAATGCTCTTGGCCTTATTGCTGAGAAAAATGGTTACACACCGATTCGCATAAATCATCTTGGTGATTGGGGAACGCAATTTGGTAAATTAATCGTCGCCTATAAAAGATGGGGAAATGAAGAGGAAGTGCGGAAGAATCCTATTAAAGAATTATTAAAGTTGTACGTGAAGTTTCATGAAAAAGCAGAAGAAGATCCCTCGCTAAATGAGGAAGGGAGAAAGTGGTTTAACTATCTAGAACAGGGAAATGAAGAAGCCATAAATCTTTGGAAATGGTTTCGAAAAGAATCGTTAGAAGAGTTTAATAAAATCTACAAACTATTAGGAATTACATTTGATTCCAATGATGGCGAAGCTTTTTTTAACGACAAGATGGAAAGAGTTGTCGAGTTATTAAAGGAGAAGCAGCTTTTAATAGAATCAGAAGGGGCGCAAGTAGTAGAGCTTGAAGACTTCCCACCGTGTTTAATTAAAAAAAGCGACGGTGCGACACTTTATGCTACACGGGATCTAGCTGCAGCGATCTATCGTCAAGAAAACTACCATTTTGTGAAAAGTTTATACGTAGTTGGAAATGAACAAACTCTCCATTTTAAGCAGTTATTTCAAGTATTAGAGAAAATGGGCTATGATTGGGCAAAAGGAATGGCTCATATTCCATTTGGTATGATGCTGAAAGACGGCAAGAAGATGTCAACGAGAAAAGGGAAAGTTGTTTTATTGGAAGAAGTGCTTCAAGCAGCTATTCAATTAGCGGAGAAAAATATCGAAGAAAAAAACCCTTCTCTTGAAAATAAAGAAGAAGTGGCAAATCAAGTAGGAACAGGAGCAATTATCTTTCATGACTTAAAGCATTATCGCCTAACCGATATTGAGTTTTCTCTAGAAGACATGTTGAAGTTTGAAGGAGAAACAGGACCATATATCCAATATACACATGCAAGAGCCTGTTCTTTATTGCGGAAAGGAAATTTCGTCCCACCAGCTAACTTAGACAACTTACAGTGGGATGAGGTAAGTTTTCCGATCGTCAAGCTATTAATGGATTTTCCGACGACCCTGGAAAAAGCGAATGAGCATTATGATCCTTCTGAAGTGGCAAAGTACGTTATCGATTTAGCGAAAA of Niallia circulans contains these proteins:
- the argS gene encoding arginine--tRNA ligase; the protein is MNIKSELANVLASKLHVELSPEAIEQLLEKPKYAHLGDLAFPCFTLAKKLRKAPALIAEELSHKIESPLIDHVEVVGAYINIFLNQQLIASKVIKEVLEQKEHYGDLPKNKGVMTIDLSSPNIAKPFSMGHLRSTVIGNALGLIAEKNGYTPIRINHLGDWGTQFGKLIVAYKRWGNEEEVRKNPIKELLKLYVKFHEKAEEDPSLNEEGRKWFNYLEQGNEEAINLWKWFRKESLEEFNKIYKLLGITFDSNDGEAFFNDKMERVVELLKEKQLLIESEGAQVVELEDFPPCLIKKSDGATLYATRDLAAAIYRQENYHFVKSLYVVGNEQTLHFKQLFQVLEKMGYDWAKGMAHIPFGMMLKDGKKMSTRKGKVVLLEEVLQAAIQLAEKNIEEKNPSLENKEEVANQVGTGAIIFHDLKHYRLTDIEFSLEDMLKFEGETGPYIQYTHARACSLLRKGNFVPPANLDNLQWDEVSFPIVKLLMDFPTTLEKANEHYDPSEVAKYVIDLAKTFNKYYAHIQILEENSGKTARLSLVYAVTVVLKEGLRLLGIAAPEAM